Genomic segment of Mucilaginibacter sabulilitoris:
CATCTTCCTCATTTTTATATAAATAGAGTTTCAGCAAATCGTTAGTCACATCATTAAAACCGGAATCACTTAAGCCAAGCAATTGTTCAATCAGATCATAAGGCAAATGAGGCTGCTCGCCCGACATTCTGCAAGGGGCAGTGCCTCCAATATTTTTTATAAAAGAAACCGGATATTTATTCAGCCCTCTTTTACCTATTAAATCTTTAAGCTGACTAAATAAATCCTTCCATGGATCAGCACAATTAATGTTTCCCCATGGGAATTTTCTTATTTCTATATTACCTGGCAGGATATCATCCGGTTCCAGCTCAGGAACAAATAAAACCGGTGCATCATCTCTTGTATATACCAGGAATGACAGGCCCCACTGGGGCATATATCCCAAAGCAAGCACCAGTTCGTCGGGTCTCCAAAAAACAAGAGCTCCAAGTGAATGTTGTTTTATAATTTGCTGAAACATCAGGCGTTTTTGCACATTCATTTCGATCGGTTATTTAATGCGTATGGTTTCAATTGAGTAAGGTTTAATCTTTAACTGGATGCCTTCATGTGCTTTAACCGGCGTATCGTCTTCCTCTATTATATTGGTACTGCTAACTGAATTTATTTTACCAAACCAGTTTATTTTGGCATCAACGGTTTTACCCCGCATATCAACCAAGCGCATAATGATGTTATTCTCATCTTCAGATTTCTTTATTGTTGAAATAACAAGATTATCACCAGTTACACCGGCGAAACTAAAGTTCAGGGGCAAACCAGGCCTAAGTTGATCTACGTTCAATACTACGGGTTGAAGGGGTTGATTTTGCTGTTTCCCTGAATGCACACTATTTTGCCAGTCGCCTTGATTGGATGTTAAGCTAAACTGAAAAGAATGATTACCGGTTTGCAAATAATAGTTGCCTTCACTATGACAACTTTTACGGCTTGATAATAAAATAGGCTGAAGAACGGTATTGATATTGGTAGAATCTGTGGCATCAATCCAATCAAATACTGCAACAGAACTGCTAATGGTAACTGATGTGTTATTTTTACTTGCATTAAACCAGTCCTGAACCTCACGCGGATGAACCTTACTGCATTCCGTAGAATAATCCTGAACACCATAAGAAAACCCTGCAGCACCTTTTATTTCGCTCTTTCCAACCTCTACTACGCCCATTGGAACCTCATAAGCAACTTTTGATTGTGTTTGCTTTAACGGGAAAGCCATCCTGTACTCGCGGTAGCGTTCGCCGGAAAACCCTAAGATCTCCGCTTTAAAATCAATCTGCTTTAGGTCGTCATATAACGTCACCGTTTGATGGATGGTGGCAAATTTTGTTTGCTGAGTGAGCTCCCATGTTTTACGTACAGGTCCGTATTCTACACAATTCCATTTGGGTTTATATTGGCTTACTTTTTCAAAACCATTCATTGTTACCGGTTGCACATCATTGAATTCCCCAGCTCCATTACCTATTGATTCCAGCTGGAATATTTCGCCCCCTAATAACTTCTTAGGCTCCAAAAGCTCTGTTTGCAGATCTTTATCGAAAACGCTTTTGAGACCACCATCGGCAAATTCAACTTTATAAAATTTATTCTCATATACATTTATATTAGCTGTGGCGTTAATGGCAGATGCATTGGTTGGCGCTAAAGGGACTCCATTTTTATTCAACCCATTTATATATGGTTGCAGGTAATAACTTTTATATCCAAGCGATGGTACTTTACTTGCAACAAAAGCGAGCGTTATCACTTCGTCTGATCCGTTGGCGGGTTTTGCTTTTACAAGCTGACTCGGAACTTCAATGCCAGAGGCTGCGTCAATAATCTTATAGGACAGGGTATCTTGCCCATACACATTTACACTCACCTCTACCTTATCGCTCCGCTCCCATGATAATGGATTAAAAACTACAATAGCGCGACCCTTTTTATTAAAGCCTATTGATTGCGTGATAGAAGTTAAACTCTTTTTTAATATATCATTAGCTATAGTGTAAGCATTTTCAAACTTATTCCTAAATGTCAGGTCGGTCATATCTCCATGTTTTCCACCCCAGCCATGATCGGGATAAATAGCATTTTCCCAGGCTGTGGTAAAATCTTTTTCGGGATAGTTCGAAAAATCATTTCGAATAGTGGCGTTAATCGCAGCAAATTTTTCGGCTGCTGTAAGCGTTCTGTTAGCCATCCTTGAGTCTGTTAAGGCATGTTCGTGTGTGGGCCCGTGGATATATAACCAAACATTGGGGCGTTCACCGATCAATTTTTCGTACCGCGCGTTTGGCGCATCAAGGCCTTTAAATGAGGCGGCCGAACTCGAAAATTTCAGTTGAGGTAATCCTTCGCTTTTTGCAGATTTATTCCATGATGCCATCAAAGAGCTAAATTCCATAGGTTGTAACCAATCGGAAGAAATAAGAATAGGAAGCGCCGGTTTGAATTTGTTTGTTTTGAAATACACATCCCAAGCATTAAGGTGATTAATTACCCCTTCTTTCTTTTTTTTATCTGTTTTTACGTCCCATATATCCCTGCCAGAACCATCATAATGGCCGGGAGTATACATCAACACATTGCTGCCATCAGGACTGTACCAACGGTAAATGCCTGCCTCGTGTCTTGAAATATCGAGATACTTTATTCCTGCTTTGGCCAATATTTGTGGCATTTGCATAGCCCTTCCTGGGACATCTTCATTTGAGGCCACGGTAAAATCACAGCCAGGAAGTATTTTTTTTAACCATTTCCTCCCCAAATAAGTTTCACGGATCAATGCTTCCCCATCATACATGGATTCATAAGGCATATTATAAGTGCCTCCCCATTCCAGTCTTCCCTCTTTGGTATATTTCAGGATGTCGTTATACCGATCGGGGTGTCTTTTCAAATATTCCCGTAAACTCAAGGCATCTTCTACGCGAAAACAATAATCAGGATTTGTCTTCATGATCGCCAAAACCGGGGTAATCATTTTTTCATCTCTGAATTTTTCACAAGCTGCGATGGAATCCATCCAGGCTATATCCTGATGGCTGGAACTTATGAAATTGACGGTGCCTTTTTTAAAGTAAGAATGATCCGTATTTTTTGATCCATGCGGCCGGTAATTGGTTTGTGCGTATAAATTGACCATGCAACCATAGGAAAGTATTATAGTTGATATGATTAGTTTTTTCATTTGATGATTTTTAATTATCGAATAACTCATAAAATATTTTTTATTCCTGCTCAATCGAGGACAGTTTTGTATTTTCCTTCCAGTAATGTTCAATTTCTTCAAGTGACTCTCCCTTAGTCTCAGGCACATATTTTTTCACAAAATATGCTGCCGGCAACATTACCAATCCATATAAAAGGAAAACATTTCCTACGCCTATCGAGTCTCTTAGAATTGGATAAGTTTGCGTTACAAATGTTGAACCCAGGAACAAAGACAGGGTTGCCATAGACATTGCCCTGCCCCGTATTTTTGTTGGGTAAATTTCAGAGATCACTACCCATACCCCTGGCCCCAGCGTAGAAGCAAAAACGGCGATATAGTATATAAACGAGCTAAGCAGAACATTTCCTGCAACACTTTCACGGGTAAATGCCCAGCCTATCAAAAACAATGCAACACTTAGCCCAATGAACCCCCATATCAACAATGGCTTTCTTCCCCATTTATCAATCTTCCAAATGGCTAACAGTGTAAATATCATATTGAAGAAACCAATTACAGACGCGCTGCCCATCGCGGAGCCTGCCTTTAATCCCGCTTTTTCAAAAATAGCGGGTGCATAATACATCACGGTAGTGATTCCTGATAGCTGGCTTAAAAAAGGCAAAGCCAAACCGATTAGCAAAGCAACACGCATACCTGGTTCCAACAGTTGCCTGAAACTCCCCGTTTCTCCCGAAATGGCTTTTTCTATTTCAAACAATTCAGATTCAGCTGAATCTTTCCCATTTACACGTTCAAGAATCCTTCCTGCTTCAGCGGTTTTGCCCATTTTTACCAACCATCTGGGGCTTTCTGGCACAAACAACAGAAATATGAAAAACAATAACGCAGGCACCATGTTTGAGCCCAGCATTCCCCGCCAAACTTCAGCCACCAGGTAGTAATGCATAAAACTACTGGCGCTTGCAGCCCCATTGCTTGCATAGTTCAAAAGGAATGAGTTTGATAAATAAGAACATAAAATTCCTAAAGTAAT
This window contains:
- a CDS encoding glycoside hydrolase family 38 N-terminal domain-containing protein, whose amino-acid sequence is MKKLIISTIILSYGCMVNLYAQTNYRPHGSKNTDHSYFKKGTVNFISSSHQDIAWMDSIAACEKFRDEKMITPVLAIMKTNPDYCFRVEDALSLREYLKRHPDRYNDILKYTKEGRLEWGGTYNMPYESMYDGEALIRETYLGRKWLKKILPGCDFTVASNEDVPGRAMQMPQILAKAGIKYLDISRHEAGIYRWYSPDGSNVLMYTPGHYDGSGRDIWDVKTDKKKKEGVINHLNAWDVYFKTNKFKPALPILISSDWLQPMEFSSLMASWNKSAKSEGLPQLKFSSSAASFKGLDAPNARYEKLIGERPNVWLYIHGPTHEHALTDSRMANRTLTAAEKFAAINATIRNDFSNYPEKDFTTAWENAIYPDHGWGGKHGDMTDLTFRNKFENAYTIANDILKKSLTSITQSIGFNKKGRAIVVFNPLSWERSDKVEVSVNVYGQDTLSYKIIDAASGIEVPSQLVKAKPANGSDEVITLAFVASKVPSLGYKSYYLQPYINGLNKNGVPLAPTNASAINATANINVYENKFYKVEFADGGLKSVFDKDLQTELLEPKKLLGGEIFQLESIGNGAGEFNDVQPVTMNGFEKVSQYKPKWNCVEYGPVRKTWELTQQTKFATIHQTVTLYDDLKQIDFKAEILGFSGERYREYRMAFPLKQTQSKVAYEVPMGVVEVGKSEIKGAAGFSYGVQDYSTECSKVHPREVQDWFNASKNNTSVTISSSVAVFDWIDATDSTNINTVLQPILLSSRKSCHSEGNYYLQTGNHSFQFSLTSNQGDWQNSVHSGKQQNQPLQPVVLNVDQLRPGLPLNFSFAGVTGDNLVISTIKKSEDENNIIMRLVDMRGKTVDAKINWFGKINSVSSTNIIEEDDTPVKAHEGIQLKIKPYSIETIRIK
- a CDS encoding sugar porter family MFS transporter; this translates as MKLQGNAYVTLICFTAGLGGFLFGFDTAVISGAINFLRNQFHLSAVMEGWLMSSALLGCVFGASISGYLADKYGRRLILLSSAILFIVSAIGCAIAITPAFLVIARIVGGIGVGFAAMVAPMFISELSPAKLRGRLVSLYQLAITLGILCSYLSNSFLLNYASNGAASASSFMHYYLVAEVWRGMLGSNMVPALLFFIFLLFVPESPRWLVKMGKTAEAGRILERVNGKDSAESELFEIEKAISGETGSFRQLLEPGMRVALLIGLALPFLSQLSGITTVMYYAPAIFEKAGLKAGSAMGSASVIGFFNMIFTLLAIWKIDKWGRKPLLIWGFIGLSVALFLIGWAFTRESVAGNVLLSSFIYYIAVFASTLGPGVWVVISEIYPTKIRGRAMSMATLSLFLGSTFVTQTYPILRDSIGVGNVFLLYGLVMLPAAYFVKKYVPETKGESLEEIEHYWKENTKLSSIEQE